From one Lycium barbarum isolate Lr01 chromosome 6, ASM1917538v2, whole genome shotgun sequence genomic stretch:
- the LOC132598491 gene encoding uncharacterized protein LOC132598491, whose product MGSEGPSPVIVHVTGFKKFHGVAENPTETIVSNLKDYMKKRGMPKGLILGSCSILDTAGQGALVPLYQTLQAALSGGGDSESSNSRRLIWLHFGVNSGATMFAIENQAVNEATFRCPDELGWKPQKVPIVPADGPISRKRETSLPVEEMTKVLAKRGYEVMNSDDAGRFVCNYVYYHSLRFAEQNGIRSLFVHVPLFLTIDEETQMQFAADLLELLASLH is encoded by the exons ATGGGGTCCGAAGGGCCTTCACCTGTGATCGTTCACGTGACTGGTTTCAAGAAATTTCATGGAGTTGCTGAAAATCCCACAGAAACCATTGTAAGTAATCTTAAAGATTATATGAAGAAAAGGGGTATGCCCAAAGGGCTGATCCTTGGGAGTTGCAGCATCCTTGATACTGCCGGCCAGGGGGCTCTTGTTCCCTTGTACCAGACGTTGCAAGCTGCTTTAAGCGGTGGTGGTGACTCGGAGTCATCTAATTCCAGGAGACTTATTTGG TTACACTTTGGAGTTAATAGCGGTGCCACGATGTTTGCCATAGAGAATCAGGCTGTCAATGAAGCTACTTTCCGTTGTCCAGATGAGTTGGGATGGAAGCCTCAG AAAGTCCCTATTGTTCCTGCAGATGGGCCCATTTCGCGAAAACGAGAG ACTTCTCTTCCGGTGGAGGAAATGACCAAGGTATTGGCAAAGAGGGGATATGAAGTAATGAACTCTGATGATGCAGGCCGGTTTGTCTGCAATTATGTATACTACCATTCCTTGCGCTTTGCAGAGCAGAATGGAATCAGATCGCTATTCGTACACGTGCCCCTCTTCCTAACCATAGACGAGGAGACACAGATGCAATTTGCTGCTGATTTGCTGGAGCTACTCGCCTCTTTACACTAG